Proteins encoded in a region of the Chitinophagales bacterium genome:
- a CDS encoding MoxR family ATPase, producing the protein MNDTFKNDVEAVDALAVNYKKLKKEIGKVIIGQDAVVESVLISILSNGHSLLVGVPGLAKTLLVNTLADVLDLSYKRIQFTPDLMPSDITGSETYEQNSGFKFNKGPVFANIILADEINRTPPKTQAALLEAMQERTVTAAGQMYRLEEPFFVLATQNPIEQEGTYPLPEAQLDRFMFNIVLDYPSFNEELDIVKSTTGGVKATVNKCLSGEEIIAFQQLIKKVPVPDNVLEYAVRLVGKTRPDSEAAAEIVKEYLDWGAGPRASQFLVIGAKCHAALKGKYSPDIEDVKAVALPILRHRIVKNYKAEAENISNDDIIRKIL; encoded by the coding sequence ATGAATGATACTTTTAAGAATGATGTAGAGGCAGTAGATGCCTTGGCAGTGAATTATAAAAAATTAAAAAAAGAAATTGGCAAAGTTATAATTGGCCAGGATGCTGTAGTAGAAAGCGTTTTGATTTCAATTTTGAGCAATGGCCACAGCCTTTTGGTAGGCGTGCCTGGTCTTGCAAAAACTTTGTTGGTCAATACACTGGCAGATGTGCTGGACCTCTCCTACAAAAGAATTCAATTCACTCCTGATTTAATGCCCTCTGATATTACAGGTTCTGAAACCTACGAGCAAAACAGTGGCTTTAAATTTAATAAGGGACCAGTTTTTGCCAATATCATTCTGGCCGATGAAATTAACCGAACGCCTCCAAAGACCCAGGCAGCACTTTTGGAAGCCATGCAGGAAAGAACAGTTACTGCAGCTGGGCAAATGTACAGATTGGAAGAACCCTTTTTTGTGCTTGCAACGCAAAATCCTATTGAACAAGAAGGTACTTATCCTTTGCCCGAAGCTCAGCTCGATCGTTTTATGTTTAATATTGTATTGGATTATCCCAGTTTCAATGAAGAGCTCGACATTGTAAAGAGCACTACCGGAGGTGTGAAAGCCACAGTAAATAAATGCTTGAGTGGAGAGGAAATCATAGCATTTCAACAGTTGATTAAAAAAGTGCCGGTTCCCGATAATGTGTTAGAATATGCAGTAAGGCTTGTGGGCAAAACACGCCCAGACAGTGAAGCGGCAGCAGAAATTGTAAAAGAATACCTCGATTGGGGTGCAGGGCCCAGGGCATCTCAATTTTTGGTTATTGGTGCCAAATGCCATGCCGCATTAAAAGGAAAATATTCACCTGATATTGAAGATGTGAAGGCTGTAGCATTGCCAATTTTGCGCCATAGAATTGTAAAGAACTACAAAGCTGAAGCGGAAAACATCTCAAATGATGATATTATTAGAAAAATTCTTTGA